GGCGAGCGACCTGCCATTAACAAATAGAATCGTAACGGTCATCCTGGCGATTCTTGAGATGATATTTACCTTCGGCGCGGTACTTTTTTCACTTCTTGGAATAGTAAGACGTCGCGATTTACCGGTGATACTTTTTGCTGTTCTGGGCTGGTACTTTCTTCTTGCCGCAGCGCCCTTGCCCGACGGCAGGTTTAAAATCCCTGCCCTGCCATTTTTTTATCTGGTAGGTGGAGGTTTGATTTTCGCCCAAAGGGCGAGTGAAGGTGCTGGGAAATGAGTGGTAAGAGATGAAGGAAAAACCGCACATTTCGCTGGTTTTCGTAAACTACAATTCAACCGCTTTTCTGGAAAGGGCGTTGTTGAGTCTGAAACAAGCCGAGCCTGAACTGGACAGAGAGGTCATTGTGGTCGATAATTGCTCTTATGATAAAGAAGAGGTCAAGATTCTTTGCCGACGCTACTCCTGTCGGCTGGTGCTTTTAAGAAAGAACCGCGGTTATGGAGCAGCAGCAAATCGGGGGTTTTTTCATGCCCGCGGTGATTTTGTTGCGGTTGTCAATCCAGATATTGAGTTCACAACACAGGCGGTAAGTAAACTGGTGGCATTTATGACTGAGAATGAGCGTGCTGGTGTGGTTGGACCACAACTTTTATATCCGGACAGAACACCACAACCGTCTTCCCGGCGTTTGCCAAAATTACGTTATATTTTTGCCGGTCGCCGTTCACCGCTGGTGCGGTTATTTCCTCGCTATGCCCCAGCGCGGGAGTTTCTCTACACCGATGTCTGGCAGGAGACATCGCCGGTGGAGGTAGAAGCGGTTATCGGAACATTTATGCTATTTCGGCGCGCGGCCTATATTTCGGTGGGTGGTTTTGATGAATCTTATTTTATGTTTGCCGAGGACCTTGATATCTGTCAACGGATTAGAGAAAGGGGATGGAAGGTTTACTTAGACCCCAGAGTGAGGATAATCCATTACTACGGAGGTGTGCGGCGGCGCTGGCGTAGATTTACCGAATACCACCGGATTAAAGCCCTTTACCGGTTTTTTACCAAAAGGAAAGGTTGTTTGCCACGTATGGGTTACGCCGTGGCATTTGCGGGCTATCTATTTATTACAGAGGGGGCAGGAGTGGTGGGATTGGGTGAGTATGAGTACTCCTGGCGGCTTAAGGATAAACGATGAGAAGGGTTAGAGGCATTCTTACCATTGCGGTACTAATCGTCGGTGATTTAGTTGCGATGCTGGTGAGCTTTGTTCTGGGTTACCTGATCAGGGCGTTGTTTTCCGGGAGCGGACTATCAGGCGGAGTGGCGGCGGAGGCACTTTTCAGCCGGTTGTATTTTTTGTTGGTTTATCCGTTTGTTTTTGTTTACGAGGGTCTTTACACCAAGCGATTGGCGGTCTGGGAAGAGAGAAGGCGTTGTTTCCGCGGTGTAATTGTCGCAAGCGCCCTGCTGACCATTCTATTGTTCATGGTACGGCTGTGGATTGTTTCGCGGTTTGTGGTACTGCTGGCAATGATACTGGGCATCGTGCTCGTTCCTTTAATCCGCACCGTGTTGAAACGGCTTCTGGTGCGGATAGGTTTTTTAAGCCAGCCACTGATAATTGTCGGGGACCGGCTTGCCGAAGAGATGTTTAAGCGTGAATTACAGGGTCATCAAACACTGGGTTATTCAATTGTGCAGCGGATTGGACGGGAAAATCAAAATGAGACGGTTGAGATGTTGCTGGAACGAATCAACCTTCCGAATGATGGATTGATGGTTGTTATGAGCCAATCTTTCTCACCCGAGGAACTTAAGGCGATTTTCCGCTACGCCGAAGAACATTGCGCGGAGTTAATGGTGGTGCCTGATGCCAGTTTACTTGCGACATCTGTCGCCGAGCTCGAACAGGTTGGCAGTCTTTTGGTTTTGAAGTACCGTTACAATTTACTCCGGCCCTTGAACATCTGGACAAAACGGTTTTTTGAATTTGTCCTCGGGCTGGTATTGGTCATTTTATTTTTCCCGCTCTTTCTGATTCTGGCACTTCTGGTTAAAGTTTCTTCACCCGGACCAGTACTTTTCCGTCAGAAACGCATCGGCAAGGATGGAAAAGTTTTCGCCTGTTTTAAGTTTCGCACGATGTATCAGGATGCCGAAGTCAGACTTAAGGAGTTGCTGGAGAAAAATCCGGATAAGCGAGCAGAATGGGAGCGGTATCTCAAAATCGTAAACGACCCCAGAATTACGCCCATCGGTAAGTTTCTGCGCCGGTTCAGCCTTGATGAACTGCCGCAACTGATAAATGTTTTGCGCGGGGAAATGGCAATTGTCGGTCCGCGGCCTTATCTTCCTGAAGAACTGAACCGGGTCGGTGATTACATCAAGACCATTGTGCGGGTTCGACCCGGGCTGACCGGTTTATGGCAGGTTTCAGGACGAGCAGAACTGCCACTTCAGGACCGGGTTTTGCTTGATGAGTTTTACATCCGCAACTGGTCGCTCTGGCTTGATTTTTCAATAATCATTCGGACAATCAAAGCGGTCATAACCGGTCGAGGGGCTTATTAATCTCAAATAGTCAACCCAATACAGTTCTACCGGTTCCAATCGGCGGGTGGTTTTGAGCATTATTTGTTTCAGGATTTGGTCGGCTGGGCGATTTAATGTATTGACTTAACCTGATGGTAAGATATTATCAACCTACCTTTCTATGATATTGGCACTTGCGCTGCTTATTTTTAGTAACATTAGCGGCTGGCAGACCTTTACTCATCCTGATTATATTTTTGATATCTGGGGCGACGATTCGACAGTTAATCTTGCTACAGCCGGTGGGGTGGTGGTGTTAGAAACACGGGTCGAGCCCCCGTTTGTTAAACGACGGTTTGTTCACACCGATGGGCTGGGGGTAAACCGTTGTCTTGCTATTACTAAAGACGATGCCGGTAATCTCTGGGTTGGGACCGATGGGGCGGGGTTAGTGGTGATTCCACTGGACTCCAGCCGGGCGTTGCCGTATCGAACCGCAGAACTGCCAATAAGAGTTCGTACGGTTACGGTTGAAAGCAAAAAAGTTTTAGTGGGTACTGAAGATGGGCTTTTTGTTATCGACACCAAAGGCACACCGCTTGATTTCACTGACGATGTAATCTGCCATTATCGCGTCAGTACGATTCGCGAATTGTTGAGTGACCGGGTCCTTGCCTTATTTGCTTTTGATGGAAAATACTGGGTTGGCACCAATCGCGGGGTTACCAGTGTTGATACCGGTTTAAGCAACTGGCGAGCCTATCCGCAACCATTGGGCGATTCGGTGCTGGCAATTGGAAATTTCCCGGATGGCAGAATAGTTCTGGGAACAGAAGCGGGTGTGGCGGTAGGTGATACGGGCGGGTTTAATCCGTTGTTACAATTTCCTTCGGCACGGACCGTAACCGATATCGCAGTTTATGGCTGGGATATATATCTGGCAGCGGGTGATACCCTGTTCAAGGTCGACACCGCCGGGGGTGCGCTATCGGTTCTCGTCAGTAAGCCAAGGGTGCTGTGGATTGGAGAAAAGTTGTGGGTCGGGTTAGGTGGTTCTGAGGATGCGGGCTGGGGGCTATGGTATCTCAAGAGCGGTTCATCGTGGCAGGGCGTTTATCTGGGCGGGCTTGCTTCAGGCTTTATCAGCGACTGTACATTCGGTAAGGATGGTAGTGTGTATTTAGGACACAATTCCAGCTGGTTTTCCCGGATTCTACCGGATGGTGGGATTCAGATTACCAGTTCTCCTTTGCCCTGGGTGGTGCAAATTCGGTGTGACAGTCGGGGAAGATTGTGGTTTTCGCACTTTTCTTATCAGGGCGGAGTGAGTGTTTATGACCCGGAGGCAGACACCTGGGGAGTTGTTCAATGGGGTAGTTCCAGTGCTCGCAATGTCATTCAGGCGTTTGGTCTTGACCGCCAGGACACGAAGTGGGTTTACAATATGGGAGGACTGGTTGTGGCAATCGATTCAACCGGACGCCAGCAGGAGTTCAGTTTGCCCGAGTTAACACCGCCGCCCGACGGTTCTTACGAGTTTGCCTTTGACTCTCGGAATCGGGTCTGGCTGGGGTTAACCAATGGGCTTGAAGAGCTCGATTACAATGGAACACTTTTTAACCCGGAAGACGATTTTCACACCCTTCATACTTCGGGTTTGCCTTCGCTCCAGGTGCGTTCAATTGCCGTGGACAATCAGGACCGGGTCTGGGTTGCGACACCGCAGGGTGGCGCGGTCTGGGACGGTAGCGGATTTAAGGTTTTTAACACCAGTAATAGTCCGTTACTTTCGAACAACCTTTTCCGGGTCCGGGTTGATGGTGCGGGCCGGATATGGTTTCTATCGGACCAGGGTCTTTCGATTTTTGATGTTGCTTCAAGCCGCTGGACAAACTATACTGCCCAGAACAGTGGAATGATTCCTAATCCGCAGGGGCTGGCAAACTTTTACACCGCCCTTGACCTTGATGACAGTCGTGGTATCGCCGGCGTGGGTAGTGCCCGGGGTTTTTCGCTTTTCAGTTATGCCCCAGAGTTAGAGACGACGCTGGTCGGATTGAAAATTTACCCCAACCCCTGTATCCTCGGAGTCCATCAAGGAGTGGTTGTTGACGGTTTGCCGGCTGATGCGCGCGTTCAGGTTTTTTCCATTAGCGGCAATCCGGTGGCTGATTTGACAATCAGTCCGGGGATGGGAAGGGCGGTATGGTATCCAAGGCGTGTTGCCAGCGGGCTTTACCTTTTGGTCGCGACCGCAGGAGGCAAAGTTCGGGTGGAAAAGGTGGCGTTGGTTGTTCCCGGCGGGAATTAGAAATTATCCTTTTGTTGTTCGGCGGGAAGCCGGGCGACGCGACTTGTTCTCCTGGACTCCGGAATCTTCCATACAGGAGTCAAAATAGGGGCACTGGGTGCAGCAGTCGTCGTCGCTCGTTT
The nucleotide sequence above comes from candidate division WOR-3 bacterium. Encoded proteins:
- a CDS encoding glycosyltransferase family 2 protein produces the protein MKEKPHISLVFVNYNSTAFLERALLSLKQAEPELDREVIVVDNCSYDKEEVKILCRRYSCRLVLLRKNRGYGAAANRGFFHARGDFVAVVNPDIEFTTQAVSKLVAFMTENERAGVVGPQLLYPDRTPQPSSRRLPKLRYIFAGRRSPLVRLFPRYAPAREFLYTDVWQETSPVEVEAVIGTFMLFRRAAYISVGGFDESYFMFAEDLDICQRIRERGWKVYLDPRVRIIHYYGGVRRRWRRFTEYHRIKALYRFFTKRKGCLPRMGYAVAFAGYLFITEGAGVVGLGEYEYSWRLKDKR
- the wbaP gene encoding undecaprenyl-phosphate galactose phosphotransferase WbaP; the encoded protein is MRRVRGILTIAVLIVGDLVAMLVSFVLGYLIRALFSGSGLSGGVAAEALFSRLYFLLVYPFVFVYEGLYTKRLAVWEERRRCFRGVIVASALLTILLFMVRLWIVSRFVVLLAMILGIVLVPLIRTVLKRLLVRIGFLSQPLIIVGDRLAEEMFKRELQGHQTLGYSIVQRIGRENQNETVEMLLERINLPNDGLMVVMSQSFSPEELKAIFRYAEEHCAELMVVPDASLLATSVAELEQVGSLLVLKYRYNLLRPLNIWTKRFFEFVLGLVLVILFFPLFLILALLVKVSSPGPVLFRQKRIGKDGKVFACFKFRTMYQDAEVRLKELLEKNPDKRAEWERYLKIVNDPRITPIGKFLRRFSLDELPQLINVLRGEMAIVGPRPYLPEELNRVGDYIKTIVRVRPGLTGLWQVSGRAELPLQDRVLLDEFYIRNWSLWLDFSIIIRTIKAVITGRGAY